A stretch of the Nicotiana tabacum cultivar K326 chromosome 6, ASM71507v2, whole genome shotgun sequence genome encodes the following:
- the LOC107769774 gene encoding uncharacterized protein LOC107769774: MDAIIWNVRSVNTMQAFERLITMHRKHHFEFIRILEPMQPSHKMERYRARIGLAQAVVNVSNKIWAFIDEIFEVTILYNMTQQLTLRLMHSETHVELILTLVYAKCDRTKRIELWDTLYAMTSDMTVHCLVGGDFYVIWDEEEKYGGLPVSLIEVDDFRHCINNYNLTDLGFKGSIFTWWNGRSEEECIFKRLDRCFGNNELLQTFPGLEITHLSKIGFDHCPILLKCDIETTPIKKSFIFLNFWTKHATFKDVVKDNWNVDFSANPFCIFNYKLKKLKQALSTWSRATYGDIFQKISSLEEVVMVHERQFEVNPTQMNRQRLQQVQAEMIKYLALKEEFWRTKVGMLWFKDGNRNTKFFHAQVNGRRKRLKLSRIQISLGNWIEEDHLIAEEAIKFYKDQFTESAVPNDFYILNHVPSMVDSDQHERFMALPSNKEVKRAVMGLNGDSNGGPDGFTGAFYQICWEIIEEDVVSMVKAFFCG, encoded by the coding sequence ATGGATGCCATTATATGGAATGTCAGGTCAGTAAACACAATGCAAGCATTTGAAAGGCTGATTACAATGCACAGAAAACATCATTTTGAGTTCATAAGAATCCTTGAGCCTATGCAACCGTCTCACAAAATGGAGAGGTATAGAGCAAGAATTGGTTTGGCACAGGCTGTGGTGAATGTGTCAAACAAGATTTGGGCTTTTATTGATGAAATATTTGAGGttactattttatataacatgaCTCAACAGCTGACTTTGAGATTGATGCACTCTGAAACACATGTTGAGCTCATCCTTACACTAGTGTATGCCAAATGTGATCGCACTAAAAGAATAGAACTATGGGATACGTTGTATGCAATGACATCAGATATGACAGTACATTGTCTAGTTGGAGGCGACTTTTATGTGATATGGGATGAGGAAGAGAAATATGGGGGCTTGCCAGTTTCTCTCATTGAAGTAGATGACTTCAGACACTGCATCAATAACTATAACTTGACAGACTTGGGTTTTAAAGGAAgcatatttacatggtggaatggaaGATCAGAGGAGGAATGCATTTTTAAAAGATTGGATAGATGTTTTGGCAATAATGAATTGCTACAAACCTTTCCTGGATTGGAGATAACTCACCTATCCAAAATTGGGTTTGATCATTGCCCAATACTGCTGAAATGTGATATTGAAACTACGCCAATTAAGAAGTCATTCATATTTCTTAACTTCTGGACGAAGCATGCAACCTTCAAAGATGTAGTAAAGGATAATTGGAATGTTGATTTTAGTGCTAACCCTTTCTGCATTTTTAACTACAAGTTAAAGAAGCTTAAACAAGCACTATCTACTTGGAGCAGGGCTACATATGGGGATATATTCCAGAAGATTTCAAGCCTTGAGGAAGTGGTCATGGTTCATGAAAGACAATTTGAAGTCAATCCTACACAGATGAATAGACAAAGATTACAACAGGTCCAAGCTGAAATGATTAAATATCTTGCATTAAAAGAAGAATTCTGGAGAACAAAAGTTGGCATGTTATGGTTCAAAGATGGCAATAGAAACACTAAATTCTTCCATGCCCAAGTTAATGGGAGAAGGAAGAGACTGAAATTATCAAGGATCCAGATTAGCCTTGGTAACTGGATTGAAGAAGATCACTTAATAGCAGAAGAAGCAATAAAGTTCTACAAGGATCAATTTACAGAGAGTGCAGTTCCAAATGATTTTTATATTCTAAATCATGTACCTTCAATGGTAGATAGTGATCAACATGAAAGATTTATGGCTTTGCCTTCCAATAAAGAAGTGAAGAGAGCAGTTATGGGGTTGAATGGGGACTCAAATGGTGGACCGGATGGATTCACTGGAGCCTTTTACCAAATATGCTGGGAAATTATTGAAGAAGATGTAGTAAGCATGGTCAAGGCTTTCTTTTGCGGTTAG